A region of the Corynebacterium renale genome:
GCAACGTCGCGTCCTTCGTGTCTAACCTGACGCCGCAAACTGTGAATTCGCTTCCCGACGTCCTTCGGTTCGCCATCCAAGACAGCTACAACGATGCCCTGACCCCGATCTTCCTGTTGCTTGCCCCCTTGGCCGCACTATGCACAATCCTGCTGCTGTGGATTACGGAAGATAAGTTGAAGGAGACGAACTCGTAGTCTCGAACGAGTAAAGAGGTAGGCATTCGCAACGAATGCCTACCTCTTTTTCGTTTCGTTCACCAGAAGAGAAAAAACGCGCGCACCTTCGTGGTGCGCGCAACTTTTTATCGACCTAGTTCTCCGGCAGTTCCTCGACGGGCATCGCCGGCTTGGGAAGTAGCTTCTCCCACACGTCGGTATCACGCCACTGGCCAGCCATCTCGCCGTACGGCATCTTGGCCAAGTGGTGGTAGGTGCCTACCTTCTCAAACCCGCGCGACTGGTGCAGGCGCGCTGAACCTTCATTCTCCGGGAAAATCCAGGAGTGAATAGCCCACTTGCCCAACTCGGAGCACCGAGCAATCATGCGGTCCAACAGGGCGCCTGCGACTCCGCGACCTTGAGCGGCGGAGGAAATGTAAATGGAATCCTCTACCACGCCGTGGAAGACCTGGCGGGAGGAGGCTGGTGCCGCTGCGACCCATCCGATGATGGTTTCATCTGCATCGTCTTCAGCCGCTACAAAAACGGTTTCCATAATCTTGGCGGAGGAGAACTTCTCCCACGTTGGGGCACTTCGCTCGTACGAAGCGTGACCGGAGTCAAGCCCCTCTTCGTAGATCTTTTGCACCTGGGGGAAATCTTCGCGCCTAAATTCACGGATGTGGAAAGCCTTTTCTGACATAAGCACAATTGTCCCAGTCCGAACCCAATTCTGCCAACACCCTATGCGTGAAATATCAACAAAGCACTGGTCATACGATTAAAAAAATACTGGCGGGAGATTACTCTCACCGCCAGCACAGGCCACGTATGGTTCCCTAGTGGGAATGAGCCTTATTCAGTCACGGAACCCCAGACACCGTCCTGGTTAACCCACGAGATGGTGCCGCCTGCAAATACCTGGGACCAGCCCTCAGCGCCGGTAGCGTCGTGCTCATTCTCGGTTGGGACGCCGAACTGAGAATCAACTCCGCCGGCTTCACGCCAGGTCTGAGCAATCATGCCCTGAACCAGGTATGCGCCGTGCTCTGGGGAGAATACAATGTAACGGCCGTTCTCATATTCAGCGGTGTAGACGGCTTCGTCGTTGGTCTCGACGTTCTGGAGTTCACCCAGGCCGTCGTGAAGTGCTGCTTCTTCCTGCAGCGCAGCAGGAATCTTAACGGTCTCGCCACCTGCGGTGGTTGCCTCGACCAGGTCTTCGTCAGCGACTGCGGTGACAACCTCGGACTCGGTCTCTACAACAGTGGTCTGCTCAGTGGACGTTGCAGAAGCGGATGCGGACGTGGTCGACGCAGTGTTAGCGCTGTTATCCGCATTGTCAGCGCATGCGGTCAGGCCGGTAGCTAGCGCGACGGCTGCAACGGGAGCAACAAGCTTAGATAGTTTCATAATGAACCTTTCTGTTCGTGAAGTGCGTAACCCCATGTTTACCTGCACTTTTCACAGAACGCCATTAATCAACATTAATTATAACTAGAAAAAGGTGCTTTCTTTACTGGTCAGCGCCGTTTCTTACCACGGCTGAATTTTTGTGTTTTACCTGAACGTTTCCTGCCATTGGTGGTCGTTTTCCGCGTCGCTTTCACGGCCTTCGGCGCTACCTTCTTCGCCTTCTTCGGCGCAACTTGGCGCGACGATCCCGCACGGCGCCCCTTCGCAATGCCTACGAAATCCTGGATCGCGTCACAGTCATCGTCCTTGCGCCAAACGAGGGCAATGCGTGTCCGCGGTATCGGCTCCCCCTCCCCAACCACGTATTCCAGCGGAACAACCTGCTTCTTAGACAAGACTTTCAACACCGGCTGCGGCGCTAAAGCAATCCCTACGTTGGCCGCCACCACCTGAAGCGCGGTACGTAACTCTGCCATATCAACAGAACCGTCCGCAGCAATCTGGTAATTGAGGTGCTCATCTGCGACATCGGCGGCACGCAGCTTCTGCCCCACCTCGGCGTAAATGCTGTCCTTGGGCACAGCAATGCCGGGGGATTCTTCATAGAGTTCTACGAGGTGGTAATCCTCCACGAAGGCGTCGTCAAGCCGTGGATCCGGAAGGCGAACCAACCCGAGTGTGGTGCCCGCCAGCACGTCGCCTAGAGCGTCGTCACTGCCCACTGCCTGCACCCCGCCGTGGTCGGTGAACTCGTTGAAGCGGCGGAACCATTTGCCGGGTTCCGTTCCAGTGACAAAGCTCAAGGAAAGCATGCGCTTAATGCTACCGTTAAGAACTATGAGCGAAGCACATGAACACCGCGAACCCTCCGGGACCGCCATGAAGCCGCAGACAGCGGCGAAGAAATTAGGCATTTTCCTGCCGGCTACCCCACAGGAATTTCAGGACAACGCAATCACGCATGCACAGCTGCGCGAACTGCACAATAATCCGCCCGAGTGGCTGCAGCAGCTGCGACTGAATGGCCCGCACCCGCGCCCGGTCGTGGCTCAGAAACTGGGCATTACGATCGCTGCCCTCAAGCGCAACGGCATGGATAAGGCTCTGACCACTGCGGAGATTAAGGAACTGCTGGAAGATCAGCCCGAGTGGCTGCGCAAGGCCCGCACCGCGATGGCAGAAGGCCGCGCGGAGCACACCTCTGAAGAGAGCGACGCCTAACCCGCCGCAGCACAAACCGGCAGAGAAAAGAGCCGCACTCCATTTGTGGGAGTGCGGCTCTTCGCCTCGGGCGGATTAGCCCATGAGCTTCATGTCTTCGAGGCCATCGTAGAGCGGGTACTGCTCAGCGATAGCGTCGA
Encoded here:
- a CDS encoding GNAT family N-acetyltransferase — its product is MSEKAFHIREFRREDFPQVQKIYEEGLDSGHASYERSAPTWEKFSSAKIMETVFVAAEDDADETIIGWVAAAPASSRQVFHGVVEDSIYISSAAQGRGVAGALLDRMIARCSELGKWAIHSWIFPENEGSARLHQSRGFEKVGTYHHLAKMPYGEMAGQWRDTDVWEKLLPKPAMPVEELPEN
- a CDS encoding LysR family transcriptional regulator: MLSLSFVTGTEPGKWFRRFNEFTDHGGVQAVGSDDALGDVLAGTTLGLVRLPDPRLDDAFVEDYHLVELYEESPGIAVPKDSIYAEVGQKLRAADVADEHLNYQIAADGSVDMAELRTALQVVAANVGIALAPQPVLKVLSKKQVVPLEYVVGEGEPIPRTRIALVWRKDDDCDAIQDFVGIAKGRRAGSSRQVAPKKAKKVAPKAVKATRKTTTNGRKRSGKTQKFSRGKKRR
- a CDS encoding DUF5997 family protein, which gives rise to MSEAHEHREPSGTAMKPQTAAKKLGIFLPATPQEFQDNAITHAQLRELHNNPPEWLQQLRLNGPHPRPVVAQKLGITIAALKRNGMDKALTTAEIKELLEDQPEWLRKARTAMAEGRAEHTSEESDA
- a CDS encoding LGFP repeat-containing protein; the protein is MKLSKLVAPVAAVALATGLTACADNADNSANTASTTSASASATSTEQTTVVETESEVVTAVADEDLVEATTAGGETVKIPAALQEEAALHDGLGELQNVETNDEAVYTAEYENGRYIVFSPEHGAYLVQGMIAQTWREAGGVDSQFGVPTENEHDATGAEGWSQVFAGGTISWVNQDGVWGSVTE